The genomic DNA GGAGATCCAGAAAATCCTTTTTCCAATCATGAGTTTTTATATTCTCTGGAACTTTCTTCCTGCGTAGGTGGAAGGACCAGTTGGCATCCCGAGTATTGGGTGGCTGAGGACGAAGATGGGATACATTCCTCTCTTCCTTTTTATCATAAGTATGATTCTTATGGTGAGTATATTTTCGATCATTCCTGGGCAAATTTTTTCTCCCAGAACGGACTTTCTTATTATCCTAAGGGACTTGTTGCTTATCCGTTTACGCCTGTGAACGGTAAAAAAATATTAAGAAGAAATAATGTCTCTGCTGATGAAGCGTTGGATATCCTACTTCCCCCCTTATTAGAGAGTGCAAAAACGGAAGGCTTATCCAGTATTCATTTCCTTTTTTTAGAGGAAGAAGAAGCGAAAGCTTTAGAGAGAAGGGGATTTTCTACTCGAATCACTCACCAATTCCATTGGAAGAATAGAGCATATACCGATTTCGAAAATTTTTTAGGAGATTTCAGATCCAAAAAAAGGATACAGATCAAAAAGGAAAGAGAGACCATCAAAGGATCAGGGATCGAGATCCTATGTAAAGAAGGCAAAGATATCTCTGAAAAAGATATGGATTCCATCTATTCTTTTTATACGGAGACTTATTCCAGAAAATGGGGATCTCCTTATTTGAATCGAAAATTTTTTAAGATCATTTTGGAGAAGTTTTCCCAAAATCTGGTATTATTTTTAGCACGAAAGGACGGAGACACGATAGGCGGAACATTCAACCTGAAAAAGGGAAAGAAGTTATATGGAAGGTACTGGGGATCTTCTGGGCATTTTCCTTTTCTACATTTCGAATGTTGTTATTATGCTCCGATCGAATACGCGATCAAGAATGGTTTTGAAATTTTTGAAGCAGGGGCGCAAGGAGAGCAGAAATTTTTACGAGGATTTCCTGCCGTTCCAACTTATAGCTCCCATTTTATTTTCCATGACCAGGCTCGAAATGCGATTGAACGTTTTTTAGAAAGCGAAAGAATGCATATGCAGGAAATGATAAGAGAAACCAATTTATCTTCCCCACTAAAGGATGAGGCAGTAAGGGGAGAATCCGAAGACCGATGAGCGATTTAAAAACGGAAGAGCAGGTTCTCACAAAAGAGAAGCTGAAACTCAAAAAACCAGCCAAGTATAGGGTAGTGATCTTGAATGACGATTATACTCCTATGGAATTTGTGGTCTGGATACTTCGCGTGGTATTCTATAGGACCCAGGTCGAGAGCGAACAAATAATGTTGCAGGCACATACTACCGGGAAGGCACTTTGCGGAGTCTATTCTCATGATATTGCAAGAACAAAAGTGAACGAGACTCATATGCTTGCAGAGGAACATGGACATCCTTTGCATTGCCAGATGGAAATTGAAGAGGGGGAAGAATCA from Leptospira selangorensis includes the following:
- a CDS encoding GNAT family N-acetyltransferase; translation: MPGKTKVTRISSLQEISAEEWNLLGDPENPFSNHEFLYSLELSSCVGGRTSWHPEYWVAEDEDGIHSSLPFYHKYDSYGEYIFDHSWANFFSQNGLSYYPKGLVAYPFTPVNGKKILRRNNVSADEALDILLPPLLESAKTEGLSSIHFLFLEEEEAKALERRGFSTRITHQFHWKNRAYTDFENFLGDFRSKKRIQIKKERETIKGSGIEILCKEGKDISEKDMDSIYSFYTETYSRKWGSPYLNRKFFKIILEKFSQNLVLFLARKDGDTIGGTFNLKKGKKLYGRYWGSSGHFPFLHFECCYYAPIEYAIKNGFEIFEAGAQGEQKFLRGFPAVPTYSSHFIFHDQARNAIERFLESERMHMQEMIRETNLSSPLKDEAVRGESEDR
- the clpS gene encoding ATP-dependent Clp protease adapter ClpS, translating into MSDLKTEEQVLTKEKLKLKKPAKYRVVILNDDYTPMEFVVWILRVVFYRTQVESEQIMLQAHTTGKALCGVYSHDIARTKVNETHMLAEEHGHPLHCQMEIEEGEES